Proteins encoded by one window of Anderseniella sp. Alg231-50:
- the soxB gene encoding thiosulfohydrolase SoxB: protein MFTRRDFLQYTVNAGAALGVAGYGANVTRALAQQKLTQDDLLKFDSKGQITLLHFTDVHAQLKPVYFRPPDTNIGIGDYAGIPPHLVGEAFLTHFGIEKGSPLAYAHTMVDYEELARAYGRLGGLDRTATLVKAIRAERGDDKVLFLDGGDTWQGSYTSLKSNGQDMVDCMKLLKPDAMVGHWEFTFGEDRVKEIIDDMGYAFLASNIFDNEWDEPVFESTAMFEKGGVKVAVIGQAMPYTPIANPRWMFPKWSFGIRPDTLQENVDKARADGAEVVVLLSHDGFDVDRKLAGVVSGIDVIVTGHTHDAIPQAIEIGSTLLLSSGSHGKYLGRIDLEVRDGKVVGHSSNLIPVFSDVVTPDAEMAAKIDEVRKPHEVELNRVIGKTEGLLYRRGNFNGTWDDLICQGIIEQRDTQIALSPGFRWGTTLLPGQDITIDDLYTETSMSYPSVYRLEFTGTQMKEILEDVCDNLFNKDPFFQQGGDMVRVGGMSYTCSPNEGMGGRISDMRLMSTGEPLEADKKYVVGGWASVNENVEGPAIYDLMEKHITSKQVVSLPDQPTVKVNM, encoded by the coding sequence ATGTTTACCAGACGTGATTTTCTGCAGTACACCGTCAACGCTGGTGCCGCACTTGGTGTTGCGGGGTATGGTGCAAACGTTACCCGCGCGCTGGCGCAGCAGAAACTGACGCAGGATGACCTGTTGAAATTCGACTCCAAGGGTCAGATCACCCTGCTGCATTTCACCGATGTGCATGCCCAGTTGAAGCCGGTCTATTTTCGCCCGCCGGACACCAATATCGGTATCGGGGATTACGCCGGCATTCCTCCGCATCTGGTCGGTGAGGCGTTCCTCACGCACTTCGGCATCGAGAAGGGCTCGCCGCTCGCCTACGCCCATACCATGGTCGATTATGAAGAACTGGCCCGCGCCTATGGCCGTCTTGGCGGGCTGGACCGGACAGCAACCCTGGTCAAGGCAATCCGCGCGGAGCGCGGTGACGACAAGGTGCTGTTTCTGGACGGTGGCGACACCTGGCAGGGCTCATACACATCGCTGAAGTCGAACGGCCAGGACATGGTCGACTGCATGAAGCTGCTCAAGCCCGATGCCATGGTCGGGCATTGGGAATTCACTTTCGGTGAGGACCGGGTCAAGGAAATCATCGACGACATGGGCTACGCTTTCCTGGCCTCCAACATCTTTGACAATGAGTGGGATGAGCCGGTGTTTGAAAGCACCGCCATGTTTGAAAAGGGCGGCGTGAAGGTGGCCGTCATCGGTCAGGCCATGCCCTATACGCCGATCGCCAACCCGCGCTGGATGTTCCCGAAATGGTCATTTGGCATCAGGCCCGATACGCTTCAGGAAAATGTCGACAAGGCCCGTGCTGACGGTGCCGAGGTCGTGGTGCTGCTGTCCCATGACGGGTTTGATGTTGATCGCAAGCTGGCAGGCGTGGTCAGCGGAATTGATGTCATTGTGACAGGCCATACCCACGATGCCATCCCGCAGGCCATTGAAATCGGCAGTACGCTGCTGCTGTCGTCGGGTTCGCACGGCAAGTATCTCGGCCGGATTGATCTTGAGGTCAGAGACGGCAAGGTGGTTGGACATTCGTCCAACCTGATCCCGGTGTTTTCCGACGTCGTTACCCCCGATGCCGAGATGGCTGCCAAGATCGACGAAGTGCGCAAACCGCACGAGGTCGAATTGAACCGGGTCATCGGCAAGACCGAGGGTCTTCTGTACCGGCGCGGCAATTTCAACGGCACCTGGGATGACCTGATCTGCCAGGGCATCATCGAACAGCGCGACACGCAGATTGCCCTGTCGCCGGGCTTCAGGTGGGGTACCACTCTGTTGCCGGGCCAGGACATCACCATCGATGATCTCTACACCGAAACCTCCATGAGTTACCCGTCCGTGTACCGGCTTGAGTTCACCGGTACGCAGATGAAGGAAATTCTCGAGGATGTCTGCGACAACCTGTTCAACAAGGACCCGTTCTTCCAGCAGGGCGGCGACATGGTCCGGGTTGGCGGCATGAGTTACACCTGCTCGCCCAATGAAGGTATGGGCGGGCGCATCTCCGACATGCGCCTGATGTCCACAGGAGAACCGCTGGAGGCAGACAAGAAATATGTCGTCGGCGGCTGGGCATCGGTCAACGAAAACGTCGAGGGCCCTGCCATCTATGACCTGATGGAGAAACACATCACCTCCAAACAGGTGGTGTCATTGCCCGACCAGCCGACAGTGAAGGTGAATATGTAA
- the soxX gene encoding sulfur oxidation c-type cytochrome SoxX — protein MRTMLKLGLAGVFLAGAAIAPASAGDVAPMDVKFTDDGVQASLTGAAGDVAKGRAVFSNRKQGNCLACHVNAEQKEHSFHGEVGPPLDGVADRYSEAELRAIVINSKKVLTDETLMPGFYSLELGARINKKFADKTILSAQQVEDVVAYLTTLKE, from the coding sequence ATGAGGACCATGCTGAAACTGGGTTTGGCTGGCGTGTTTCTGGCTGGAGCGGCAATTGCCCCGGCTAGCGCTGGCGATGTGGCACCGATGGACGTCAAGTTTACGGACGACGGCGTGCAGGCATCACTGACCGGTGCCGCGGGAGATGTGGCAAAGGGACGGGCGGTGTTTTCAAATCGCAAGCAGGGCAATTGCCTGGCCTGTCATGTCAATGCCGAGCAAAAAGAACATTCATTCCATGGCGAGGTTGGCCCGCCGCTTGATGGCGTTGCAGACCGTTACTCGGAAGCTGAGCTTCGTGCGATCGTCATCAATTCCAAAAAAGTCCTTACAGACGAAACCCTCATGCCGGGTTTCTACAGCCTCGAGCTTGGCGCCCGGATCAATAAGAAGTTTGCCGACAAGACCATTTTGTCGGCCCAACAGGTTGAAGACGTTGTGGCTTATCTCACAACGCTGAAAGAATAG
- a CDS encoding cytochrome c biogenesis protein CcdA: MDLEISYAAALVAGFLSFASPCVLPLVPPYLCFLAGTSINEMSDEDMPADAWRSVVMAAIAFVAGFATVFVALGASASFIGSFVTDHLDILAKVAGVIIIILGLHFMGVFRIPFLYRDIRMQGPARAVGLLGAYVVGLAFAFGWTPCVGPVLAAILFVAAQAGDALKGASLLLAYALGIGIPFILAAVFFRPFMALMKRHRHRMGMIEKLTGGLLVLTGVLFITGGMSAIAYYMLELFPGLGAVG; the protein is encoded by the coding sequence GTGGACCTGGAAATCAGCTATGCAGCGGCGTTGGTGGCAGGGTTCCTGTCCTTCGCTTCGCCTTGCGTATTGCCGCTCGTGCCGCCCTATCTGTGCTTTCTCGCCGGGACATCTATCAATGAAATGAGCGATGAAGACATGCCGGCCGACGCCTGGCGTTCGGTGGTGATGGCGGCGATCGCCTTCGTTGCCGGTTTTGCAACCGTATTTGTAGCGCTCGGGGCAAGTGCCTCGTTCATCGGCAGCTTTGTGACCGATCACCTGGATATCCTGGCCAAGGTTGCCGGTGTCATCATCATCATACTGGGCCTGCATTTCATGGGCGTCTTCCGGATACCCTTTCTGTACCGTGATATCAGGATGCAGGGACCGGCCAGGGCGGTCGGGTTGCTGGGCGCCTATGTGGTGGGGCTGGCATTTGCATTTGGCTGGACGCCATGCGTGGGTCCGGTTCTCGCCGCCATCCTGTTTGTGGCGGCGCAGGCCGGTGATGCGTTGAAAGGCGCTTCCCTGCTGCTGGCCTATGCACTGGGTATTGGTATTCCGTTCATTCTTGCGGCAGTCTTCTTCCGGCCCTTCATGGCCCTGATGAAGCGCCATCGCCATCGCATGGGCATGATTGAAAAACTGACGGGTGGCCTGCTGGTGCTGACCGGTGTCCTGTTCATCACAGGCGGCATGTCCGCCATAGCTTACTATATGCTGGAGCTGTTTCCGGGTCTGGGCGCAGTTGGATAA
- the soxZ gene encoding thiosulfate oxidation carrier complex protein SoxZ, protein MAKAKPRVKVPKSAKAGEVITIKTLISHKMESGQRKDKAGKVIPRKIINKFTCEFNGTKVFGCDIDPAISANPYLEFTAKVPESGEFKFTWVDDDGSVYETSKKIEVK, encoded by the coding sequence ATGGCAAAAGCAAAACCACGCGTGAAGGTGCCCAAGTCGGCCAAAGCCGGCGAGGTGATCACCATCAAGACGCTGATCAGCCACAAGATGGAATCCGGTCAGCGCAAGGACAAGGCCGGCAAGGTCATCCCGCGCAAGATTATCAACAAGTTCACCTGCGAGTTCAACGGAACCAAGGTGTTCGGGTGTGACATCGATCCGGCCATCTCGGCCAATCCGTATCTCGAGTTTACGGCCAAGGTGCCGGAATCAGGCGAGTTCAAGTTCACCTGGGTGGACGATGACGGCTCTGTCTACGAAACAAGCAAAAAAATCGAGGTCAAGTGA
- a CDS encoding transcriptional regulator, with protein MKALRNRFFGVLTALAASVAVLALAPAGAKAAQLIMLEQDGCHWCEVWNEEIGIAYPKTDEGKLAPLRRVDIHSPLPADLEGLKKANYTPTFVVWHNGREVDRLRGYPGGHFFWPMLQQMLAKIDKAETGTAETPGTAEPKS; from the coding sequence ATGAAAGCTCTTCGCAACAGATTCTTCGGCGTGCTGACGGCACTGGCTGCAAGCGTCGCCGTTCTCGCATTGGCTCCGGCAGGCGCCAAAGCTGCGCAGCTCATCATGCTGGAACAGGACGGCTGTCACTGGTGCGAGGTGTGGAATGAGGAGATCGGCATCGCCTATCCGAAAACGGATGAAGGCAAGCTGGCCCCGCTGCGCCGGGTGGATATCCACTCCCCGCTGCCGGCAGACCTGGAAGGCCTGAAAAAAGCCAACTACACCCCCACTTTCGTGGTCTGGCACAATGGTCGCGAGGTTGACCGCTTGCGCGGCTATCCGGGCGGGCACTTCTTCTGGCCGATGCTGCAGCAGATGCTGGCGAAAATTGACAAGGCAGAAACCGGCACGGCGGAAACACCCGGCACTGCCGAACCCAAATCATAA
- the soxA gene encoding sulfur oxidation c-type cytochrome SoxA: protein MNSTTLKWAGLLTAASVFAAGTAIAEPDNNTLVIEGQQLVTDVEAPKGSPLSRVYSGWRFRSPETQAFEMDDFENPAFPAVEQGETLWSTVEGEAGKSCATCHNDASETMKGVRASMPKWNEKLGKPHTLETQINACRTDNMKAEAWKWEAPNMLAMTAYIGLQSRGMSVNVKTDGPMQSWTDKGKKLYYTRVGQLDMSCANCHEDNYGKMIRADHLSQGQINGFPTYRLKWGGLGSIHRRFSGCMKNIRATPYKRGSDEFIALELYLASRGAGLSVETPAVRN, encoded by the coding sequence ATGAACTCGACAACACTCAAATGGGCCGGACTGCTGACGGCGGCATCTGTTTTCGCGGCAGGCACGGCGATTGCCGAGCCGGACAACAACACGCTGGTGATCGAAGGACAGCAACTGGTCACTGACGTGGAGGCTCCGAAAGGCAGCCCCCTGAGCCGGGTCTATTCCGGCTGGCGTTTCCGCTCGCCGGAAACCCAGGCCTTTGAAATGGACGATTTTGAAAACCCGGCCTTTCCGGCAGTAGAGCAGGGCGAGACTCTTTGGAGCACTGTTGAGGGTGAGGCGGGCAAGTCCTGCGCCACATGCCACAATGATGCGTCGGAGACCATGAAAGGTGTTCGTGCGTCCATGCCGAAGTGGAACGAGAAGCTTGGCAAGCCGCACACTCTGGAAACCCAGATCAATGCCTGCCGGACCGACAACATGAAAGCCGAAGCCTGGAAGTGGGAAGCACCCAACATGCTCGCCATGACCGCCTATATCGGCCTGCAGTCACGCGGCATGTCGGTGAATGTCAAAACCGACGGGCCAATGCAGTCGTGGACCGACAAGGGCAAGAAACTCTACTACACCCGTGTTGGCCAGCTCGACATGTCATGTGCCAATTGCCATGAAGACAACTACGGCAAGATGATCCGCGCTGATCATCTCAGCCAGGGCCAGATCAACGGATTCCCGACCTACCGCCTGAAGTGGGGTGGCTTGGGCTCCATTCACCGCCGCTTCTCCGGTTGCATGAAGAATATCCGCGCAACACCTTACAAACGCGGTTCGGACGAGTTCATTGCGCTTGAACTTTACCTGGCATCTCGCGGTGCAGGACTGTCGGTGGAAACGCCTGCCGTGCGCAACTGA
- a CDS encoding thioredoxin fold domain-containing protein, producing MRIFLAVTVLLAGITGALASEVGDDGLHKQAWFATTFRDIQEDMATAKAEGKRLALIFEQRGCIYCRQVHEQVLTDPEVRDFIKANYMVVQYNLYGDEEVTDLDGETLTEKTAARKWRVTFTPTIFFMPEETNGKKDVGASTVAVMPGAFRKGTFLDMFQWVHKKGYETDEGFQRYHARRIVERREAGEKNTD from the coding sequence ATGCGAATATTTCTTGCGGTTACTGTTCTGCTTGCCGGGATTACCGGTGCGCTGGCATCTGAAGTGGGAGATGACGGCCTGCACAAGCAAGCCTGGTTCGCCACCACATTTCGCGACATCCAGGAAGACATGGCCACCGCCAAGGCGGAGGGAAAGCGCCTTGCGCTGATATTCGAGCAACGTGGCTGCATCTATTGCCGGCAGGTTCACGAGCAGGTGCTGACGGACCCGGAAGTTCGTGACTTCATCAAGGCCAACTACATGGTGGTGCAGTACAACTTGTATGGCGATGAGGAGGTCACTGATCTTGACGGTGAGACGCTGACCGAAAAAACCGCGGCGCGGAAATGGCGGGTAACCTTTACCCCGACCATCTTCTTCATGCCTGAGGAAACCAACGGCAAAAAGGATGTTGGCGCATCCACGGTCGCGGTCATGCCCGGCGCTTTCCGGAAAGGAACTTTTCTCGACATGTTCCAGTGGGTGCATAAAAAGGGCTATGAAACAGACGAGGGGTTTCAGCGCTACCACGCACGCAGGATTGTCGAGCGGCGCGAGGCCGGTGAGAAAAACACTGATTGA
- the soxY gene encoding thiosulfate oxidation carrier protein SoxY, translated as MKLDRRQVLGLTAGAAVLAVAGVRVNPASAAAEDTKKRVMEFAGGKEPASGKITLKAPEIAENGNTVPISVSVESAMSGDDMVESVIILAEGNPNPEVATFHFTEMSGEASATTRMRLAKTQNVVAVAKMKDGSVYSDTRLVKVTIGGCGG; from the coding sequence ATGAAGCTAGACAGGAGACAGGTACTGGGCCTGACTGCCGGCGCGGCTGTGCTGGCCGTGGCAGGCGTCAGGGTCAATCCGGCCAGTGCTGCAGCAGAAGACACCAAGAAGCGGGTCATGGAATTTGCTGGAGGCAAGGAGCCTGCATCCGGCAAGATTACGCTGAAAGCGCCCGAAATTGCCGAGAACGGCAACACGGTTCCGATTTCCGTTTCGGTCGAAAGCGCCATGTCCGGTGATGACATGGTGGAATCGGTGATCATCCTGGCCGAAGGCAACCCGAATCCGGAAGTGGCGACGTTCCACTTTACCGAGATGAGCGGCGAGGCATCTGCCACGACCCGCATGCGTTTGGCGAAGACACAGAATGTTGTCGCCGTTGCAAAGATGAAGGACGGGTCGGTTTATTCTGATACCAGGCTGGTCAAGGTCACAATCGGCGGCTGTGGCGGCTAG
- a CDS encoding metalloregulator ArsR/SmtB family transcription factor has product MANAQLKFEHSLDDMMSSAKDATDFLKALAHEGRLAILCRLSQGECTVTELEQLLSARQAAVSQQLARLRLEGLVNARRDGKTIYYTIGDERVKQMITVLYDMFCAEDDNNG; this is encoded by the coding sequence ATGGCGAATGCCCAACTGAAATTCGAACACTCGCTCGACGACATGATGTCGAGTGCCAAGGATGCCACGGACTTTCTGAAAGCCCTGGCGCATGAGGGCCGGCTGGCCATTTTATGCCGGCTGTCACAAGGCGAATGCACGGTTACGGAACTGGAGCAATTGCTGTCTGCGCGGCAAGCCGCCGTCTCGCAGCAACTGGCGCGGCTACGGCTTGAAGGACTGGTCAATGCGCGCCGCGACGGCAAGACCATCTACTATACGATCGGCGACGAGCGCGTGAAGCAGATGATTACCGTGCTGTACGACATGTTCTGCGCCGAAGATGACAACAACGGCTAA